CAACGTGGAAGGCGCCGCCGAGACGCAGGGCGCGCCCATGTTGCCGGGCGGCAAGCGCCTCCTGTTCTTCGGCGCTGTGCCTGCGCAGGTGGGCAATGTCGGCGACGGTGGCCTTGCGCGCGGCCTCGTAGGCGGTGCGCGGCTCGATCAGTTCGCGGGCCTCGAACACCTCGCGCGCGTCTTCGGGCGTCGGCTGGGCGACGCGGGCGCCGCGATTGGGCCGGATCGTGACGAGATGCGCATGGGAAAGCGCCTGCAGGCCGGCGCGCACGATGGTGCGGGAGACGCCGTAGATCTCGGTCAACTCGGCCTCGGCCAGGCGCGTGCCGGGGGGCAGGCGCTGTTCGTGGATCGCCCGCTCCACCCCCTCGAACACCGGGTTCTGGGTGGT
This genomic interval from Dinoroseobacter shibae DFL 12 = DSM 16493 contains the following:
- a CDS encoding GntR family transcriptional regulator, with the protein product MDDLRVHDAAPDRAETTQNPVFEGVERAIHEQRLPPGTRLAEAELTEIYGVSRTIVRAGLQALSHAHLVTIRPNRGARVAQPTPEDAREVFEARELIEPRTAYEAARKATVADIAHLRRHSAEEQEALAARQHGRALRLGGAFHVEIARISGQRTLEGFVEELVARSALIISLYWARERVRCDTQCHSRLIDAISRHDADEAESLMRSHLLDIHSALDFGDDSADDTDLRGMLLG